One window of Elaeis guineensis isolate ETL-2024a chromosome 11, EG11, whole genome shotgun sequence genomic DNA carries:
- the LOC105054069 gene encoding salt tolerance receptor-like cytoplasmic kinase 1, protein MDLLLVIGLASASLVLSLALLSLAYVTMLRRYRIPCCGGCRDADDLELGHHAGARVADGPDPEPELEPVKGEPAPRRFGWPEIESLTGNFISSAVIGEGGSSTVYLASLPSPPSSLAALKVLRSSERLHRAFRLELDVLLRLRHPHIVRLLGFCDDREEGVLVFEYVPNGTLHEKLHGGAVLPWERRVAIAYQVAQALDYLHERCDLHIVHGDIKASNVLLGDTLDAKLCDFGFARMGFSAAVQPPSTRSVHPMMGSPGYVDPHYLRSGIVSKKSDVYSFGVLLLELITGMEAFCSEREQLLTAVMGPALRDTGRGAGEMVDPRLNGEYDTTEAAAMAALAALCVGENPTLRPSMAEVLRIMDEKASSSISTVDSKSKGMPDL, encoded by the exons ATGGATCTCCTCTTAGTTATCGGCCTCGCCTCGGCGTCGCTTGTCTTATCCCTTGCCCTCCTCTCCCTTGCCTACGTTACCATGTTGCGCAGGTACAGGATACCATGCTGCGGGGGCTGCCGTGACGCCGACGACCTGGAGCTGGGCCACCACGCCGGTGCTCGTGTCGCCGACGGCCCCGACCCCGAACCGGAGCTCGAGCCGGTTAAGGGCGAACCCGCCCCCCGCCGGTTCGGGTGGCCCGAGATCGAGTCCCTTACAGGTAACTTCATCTCCTCCGCCGTCATTGGCGAGGGTGGCTCCAGCACTGTCTACCTCGCCTCCCTCCCCTCACCTCCCTCCTCCCTCGCCGCCCtcaaggtccttcgctccagcgAGCGCCTCCACCGCGCCTTCCGCCTGGAGCTTGACGTCCTCCTCCGCCTCCGCCACCCCCACATCGTCCGCCTCCTCGGCTTCTGTGACGACCGGG AGGAAGGTGTTCTGGTGTTCGAGTACGTCCCCAACGGAACCCTCCACGAGAAGCTCCACGGCGGCGCGGTGCTGCCGTGGGAACGGCGGGTGGCGATCGCGTACCAGGTGGCCCAGGCGCTGGATTACCTCCACGAGCGCTGCGACCTCCACATCGTCCACGGGGACATCAAAGCTTCCAACGTTCTCCTGGGCGACACATTAGACGCGAAGCTCTGCGACTTTGGGTTCGCCCGGATGGGGTTCTCGGCCGCGGTCCAGCCGCCCTCGACCCGGTCCGTCCATCCCATGATGGGCTCCCCGGGCTACGTCGACCCCCACTACCTCCGATCGGGAATCGTCTCCAAAAAGAGCGACGTGTATAGCTTCGGTGTACTGCTCTTGGAGTTGATCACGGGAATGGAGGCCTTCTGTTCGGAGAGGGAGCAGCTATTGACGGCCGTGATGGGCCCGGCGCTGCGGGACACGGGAAGGGGAGCGGGGGAGATGGTGGACCCCAGATTAAATGGAGAGTACGACACGACGGAGGCCGCGGCGATGGCTGCTCTCGCCGCGCTCTGCGTCGGGGAGAACCCGACCCTGCGGCCGTCCATGGCGGAGGTATTGCGGATCATGGACGAGAAGGCGTCTTCGTCGATCTCGACCGTTGATTCCAAATCGAAAGGCATGCCGGATTTGTAA